From one Lolium rigidum isolate FL_2022 chromosome 4, APGP_CSIRO_Lrig_0.1, whole genome shotgun sequence genomic stretch:
- the LOC124707128 gene encoding putative cyclin-dependent kinase F-2 has protein sequence MDNYERLEKLGEGAAGVVYKARERRTGAIVAMKCLRAAGRDDGQLSEDLLREVHCLTACRGHPSLVEIRAAGRDASNAFLVMEYVGPSLAHVMRERSGGFRRPFPEADARRLMRQLLDGAAAMHALGVLHRDLKPDNVLVDAHGNLKICDFGLSRFAAPTTGAPYTAPVVTRWYRAPELLLGSREYDAGVDTWALGCIMAELLAGAPLFPGRTEMDQLNMVFDTVGTGDMTDWPAFLRLPRAGSPLCHQSRPPSRLREMFPALSAAGFDVLSGLLACRPDRRLTAADALRRPWFTDAESPDQARNACGARFSERVGGVADAIVV, from the coding sequence ATGGACAACTACGAGCGGCTCGAAAAGCTCGGCGAGGGCGCCGCCGGCGTCGTCTACAAGGCCCGGGAGCGCCGCACGGGCGCCATCGTCGCCATGaagtgcctccgcgccgccggccgcgatGACGGCCAGCTCTCGGAGGACCTCCTCCGCGAGGTGCACTGCCTGACGGCGTGCCGCGGCCACCCGAGCCTCGTCGAGATACGGGCCGCCGGACGCGATGCCTCCAACGCGTTCCTCGTGATGGAGTACGTCGGCCCGAGCCTGGCGCATGTCATGCGGGAGCGCAGCGGCGGCTTCAGGAGGCCGTTCCCCGAGGCCGACGCGCGCCGGCTCATGCGGCAGCTCCTGGACGGCGCCGCGGCCATGCACGCCCTCGGCGTCCTGCACCGCGACCTCAAGCCCGACAACGTCCTCGTCGACGCGCACGGCAACCTCAAGATCTGCGACTTCGGGCTGTCGCGCTTCGCCGCCCCTACTACGGGTGCGCCATACACGGCGCCCGTGGTCACGcggtggtaccgcgcgccggagCTCCTGCTGGGATCGCGGGAGTACGACGCGGGGGTGGATACCTGGGCGCTCGGGTGCATCATGGCCGAGCTCCTCGCCGGCGCGCCGCTGTTTCCCGGGAGGACGGAGATGGACCAGCTCAACATGGTGTTCGACACGGTCGGCACGGGCGACATGACGGACTGGCCTGCCTTCCTGCGTCTCCCGCGCGCCGGCTCGCCGCTTTGTCACCAGAGCAGGCCGCCAAGCCGGCTTCGGGAGATGTTCCCCGCATTGTCCGCCGCCGGTTTCGACGTCCTCAGCGGGCTGCTGGCCTGCAGACCGGACAGGAGGCTCACCGCCGCGGACGCGCTGCGGCGTCCATGGTTCACCGACGCCGAGTCGCCTGACCAAGCACGTAACGCATGCGGCGCCCGATTCAGCGAGCGTGTCGGCGGCGTTGCTGATGCCATCGTTGTATAG